One window of the Thermodesulfomicrobium sp. WS genome contains the following:
- the rfbB gene encoding dTDP-glucose 4,6-dehydratase: protein MHLLVTGGCGFIGTNFILHLLETDPAVRITNLDKLTYAGNRGNLAHLEGDGSRYAFVHGDIADAALVEQLLAEHAIDAVVHFAAESHVDRSITDSAPFIHTNVAGTHTLLEAARKAGVQRFVHVSTDEVYGSLGPHDPAFTEETPLAPNSPYSASKAASDMLARAYFHTYGLPVIITRCSNNYGPYQFPEKLIPLTYLRATRGEPVPVYGDGSNVRDWIYVLDHCRGVEAALRRGEPGKVYNFGGDAERTNLETVHTILDAVGAPRSLVRFVTDRPGHDRRYAMNSSRAKKELGWRPETDFATGIAQTIRWYQTHAAWLDDVQSGAYRQFMEKWYAKERGV from the coding sequence ATGCATCTTCTCGTCACTGGCGGCTGCGGCTTCATCGGCACCAATTTCATTCTTCACCTGCTGGAAACCGACCCCGCAGTCCGCATCACCAACCTCGACAAGCTCACCTATGCCGGCAACCGCGGCAACCTTGCGCACCTGGAAGGAGACGGCTCGCGCTACGCCTTCGTCCATGGCGATATCGCCGACGCGGCCTTGGTGGAGCAGCTCCTTGCCGAGCACGCCATCGACGCGGTGGTCCACTTTGCCGCGGAGTCCCATGTGGATCGCTCCATTACCGACAGCGCCCCGTTCATCCACACCAACGTGGCGGGGACCCATACTCTGCTTGAAGCGGCACGCAAGGCGGGGGTGCAGCGCTTCGTGCACGTCTCCACCGACGAGGTGTACGGATCCTTGGGGCCCCATGACCCGGCCTTCACGGAAGAGACGCCGCTGGCGCCCAACTCGCCCTATTCAGCCTCCAAGGCGGCCTCGGACATGCTCGCCCGGGCCTATTTCCACACCTACGGCCTGCCGGTGATCATCACCCGCTGCTCCAACAACTACGGTCCCTACCAGTTCCCCGAAAAGCTCATCCCCCTCACCTACCTGCGGGCGACCCGCGGCGAGCCGGTGCCCGTGTACGGCGACGGCAGTAATGTCCGGGATTGGATCTACGTCCTCGACCATTGCCGGGGGGTGGAGGCTGCCTTGCGCCGGGGAGAGCCCGGCAAGGTGTACAACTTCGGCGGCGACGCCGAGCGCACCAACCTGGAGACCGTGCACACCATCCTCGACGCCGTGGGCGCCCCCCGCAGCCTGGTGCGCTTCGTCACGGATCGCCCAGGGCACGACCGGCGCTACGCCATGAACAGCTCCCGGGCCAAAAAGGAGCTGGGCTGGCGGCCGGAGACGGATTTCGCCACCGGCATCGCCCAGACCATCCGCTGGTATCAGACGCACGCCGCCTGGCTCGACGACGTACAAAGCGGCGCCTACCGCCAATTCATGGAAAAATGGTACGCCAAGGAGCGCGGGGTATGA
- a CDS encoding CoA-binding protein yields MSTQTVAILGASPKPERYSHKALKALMEHGHDVIPVHPARADIDGIPTARSLDEITRPVDTLTVYVSPTHSLPLAEAIIRLRPGRVILNPGTESPELEARLSEAGIVWQHACTLVLLSTGQF; encoded by the coding sequence ATGAGCACCCAGACCGTGGCCATCCTCGGCGCCAGTCCCAAGCCGGAGCGCTATTCCCACAAGGCCCTCAAAGCCCTCATGGAGCACGGGCACGACGTCATCCCCGTGCACCCTGCCCGGGCGGACATCGACGGCATCCCCACGGCCCGCAGCCTCGACGAAATCACCCGGCCCGTGGATACCCTCACCGTGTACGTGAGCCCCACACACAGCCTGCCGCTTGCCGAAGCCATCATCCGGCTGCGGCCGGGCCGGGTCATCCTCAATCCCGGCACCGAGTCCCCGGAGCTGGAAGCGCGCCTCAGCGAGGCCGGCATCGTCTGGCAGCATGCCTGCACCCTCGTGCTCCTCTCCACAGGGCAATTCTAA
- a CDS encoding nucleotide exchange factor GrpE, whose amino-acid sequence MEERMEEQHTPETTPQTPEKETPSVEERLAAALQEIEALRTDNLRILADSENFKKRLTREKEEQCKFAVAGLVEELLVVLDNLELALSHCSGNEACKDLFTGVDMTRNAMLEVLRRHGLTPIEVQEGADFDPALHEALGHEARADLKPGTVARVLQRGYLLKERLLRPAKVMVTSTPEQA is encoded by the coding sequence ATGGAAGAACGCATGGAAGAACAGCACACCCCAGAAACCACACCGCAAACGCCCGAAAAGGAGACGCCCAGCGTGGAAGAGCGCCTGGCAGCGGCGCTGCAGGAAATCGAGGCGCTGCGCACCGACAACCTGCGCATCCTTGCCGATAGCGAGAATTTCAAAAAACGCCTCACCCGGGAAAAGGAAGAACAGTGTAAATTCGCCGTGGCCGGACTGGTGGAAGAACTCCTTGTGGTCCTGGACAACCTGGAGCTGGCCCTTTCCCATTGCAGCGGCAACGAGGCGTGCAAGGATCTCTTCACCGGCGTGGACATGACGCGCAACGCCATGCTGGAAGTGCTGCGCCGCCACGGACTCACCCCCATCGAGGTCCAGGAAGGGGCGGACTTCGACCCCGCCCTGCATGAAGCCTTGGGGCACGAAGCCCGGGCAGACCTCAAACCCGGCACCGTGGCCCGGGTGCTCCAAAGAGGCTATCTCCTCAAGGAGCGGCTCCTGCGGCCCGCCAAAGTCATGGTGACCAGCACCCCGGAGCAGGCATGA
- a CDS encoding HD domain-containing protein: MPSIRKGLLQLVFSGSFMKRWNDKLRPMELVEMDKQGHKMIVAWALGELAAQGLPGDQAVRLREDIVRGGIFDYLYRLVITDIKPPVFYRIKANPDHYDRLTAWVLEQLRPRVQPLGREFWDDLCTHFHRQGREEESLAESILAAAHLFASRWEFHLIRPLNPWDDEMAEIEANFQQGLARRQHLAGVADLLEAPATALGRFVTLCGTLRFQKRWSQTPRIPETSVLGHMFLVACLAYFFSIVVGACPARRCNDFYAGLFHDVPELLTRDIISPVKGSVAGIDDLIREYEKRELERRLFAILDTPVTRPLADSLRYLLGLEVGSEFCDLVTLDGRPACVNWEQLQGTFNEDRFAPKDGRMLKICDQLAAFLEAYTSKTHGVVNDHLQQALWRIRSRLGQEALTEEVHIGALLADFD; encoded by the coding sequence ATGCCCAGCATCCGCAAAGGGCTTTTGCAATTGGTCTTTTCCGGAAGTTTCATGAAGCGCTGGAACGACAAGCTCCGGCCCATGGAACTGGTGGAGATGGACAAGCAAGGGCACAAGATGATCGTCGCCTGGGCCTTGGGGGAACTGGCGGCCCAAGGGTTGCCGGGGGATCAGGCCGTGCGCCTGCGGGAAGACATCGTGCGCGGCGGCATCTTCGACTACCTCTACCGGCTGGTCATTACCGACATCAAGCCGCCGGTTTTTTACCGGATCAAGGCCAATCCAGACCACTATGACCGGCTCACCGCCTGGGTCCTGGAGCAGCTGCGGCCGCGGGTGCAGCCGTTGGGGCGGGAATTTTGGGACGATCTGTGCACCCATTTTCATCGCCAGGGCCGGGAGGAAGAGTCCTTGGCGGAGAGTATCCTGGCAGCGGCGCATCTTTTCGCCAGTCGCTGGGAGTTCCATCTCATCCGGCCCCTCAATCCCTGGGACGATGAAATGGCGGAGATCGAGGCCAATTTCCAGCAGGGCCTTGCCCGCCGCCAGCACCTTGCCGGCGTGGCGGACTTGCTCGAGGCCCCGGCCACGGCCTTGGGGCGCTTCGTCACCCTGTGTGGCACCCTGCGCTTCCAGAAGCGGTGGTCGCAGACCCCACGCATCCCGGAGACCTCGGTTTTGGGACATATGTTTTTGGTGGCGTGTTTGGCGTATTTCTTCAGCATCGTCGTGGGCGCCTGCCCGGCACGGCGCTGCAACGATTTCTATGCCGGGCTCTTTCATGACGTGCCGGAGCTCTTGACGCGCGACATCATCTCGCCGGTGAAAGGCTCGGTGGCGGGCATCGACGATCTGATCCGGGAGTATGAAAAGCGGGAGCTGGAGCGCCGGCTCTTTGCCATCTTGGATACCCCGGTGACGCGTCCGCTTGCGGACAGTCTGCGCTATCTCTTGGGCCTGGAGGTGGGTTCGGAATTTTGCGATTTGGTGACCTTGGATGGCCGGCCGGCGTGCGTCAATTGGGAGCAACTGCAAGGGACGTTCAACGAGGATCGCTTTGCCCCCAAGGATGGCCGCATGCTCAAGATCTGTGACCAATTGGCGGCGTTTCTCGAGGCCTACACCTCCAAGACCCACGGCGTGGTCAACGACCACCTCCAGCAGGCCCTGTGGCGCATCCGCAGCCGCCTGGGACAGGAGGCCCTCACGGAAGAGGTGCATATCGGGGCCTTGCTGGCGGATTTCGATTGA
- the rpsI gene encoding 30S ribosomal protein S9, with product MSQDFYYGTGKRKTSVSRTRMYRGTGKITVNGRDLADYFPRATLQMIIQQPLKLTKTIDKVDVVCRVTGGGLSGQAQAVRHGISRALLHFDPELRGVLKRAGFLTRDSRAKERKKYGQRAARARFQYSKR from the coding sequence ATGAGCCAGGATTTCTACTACGGTACGGGCAAGCGCAAAACCTCCGTGTCTCGCACCCGCATGTACCGGGGCACGGGCAAGATTACGGTCAACGGCCGGGATTTGGCGGATTACTTCCCCCGGGCGACGCTGCAGATGATCATCCAGCAGCCCCTCAAGCTCACCAAGACCATCGACAAGGTGGACGTGGTGTGCCGGGTCACGGGCGGCGGTCTTTCCGGCCAGGCCCAGGCGGTACGCCATGGCATCAGCCGGGCGCTGCTGCACTTCGACCCCGAGCTGCGGGGCGTGCTCAAGCGCGCCGGGTTCCTCACCCGGGATTCCCGCGCCAAAGAGCGCAAAAAATACGGTCAGCGTGCGGCCCGCGCCCGCTTCCAGTACTCCAAGCGCTAA
- a CDS encoding sigma-54 dependent transcriptional regulator, whose product MTVPRVLLVDDQPDFAKGLVRLLTPKLPGTQIDYVLDAEAALKDLETTPCDVLVTDLRMPGISGLDLVPRALALHPRLGVVVLTAHGDIDSAVLALKAGAYDFLTKPVDSDHLTRVITNGLERAALLRENQRLRAAVAACGNQVGLLGTSAAMRRVHQAIAAIAASDYTVLVRGESGTGKELAARAIHALSRRADGPFISVNCPAIPEPLLESELFGHVRGAFTGAQRDRRGLFVAAHGGVLMLDEIGDLPMNLQTKLLRVLQENEVRPVGASKSIPIDVRIVAVTNQDLEAKIAAKSFREDLYYRLNVLSLTLPPLRERRDDIPLLATAFLERTCRELGVGDKEFSPEALALLSAHNWPGNVRELLNCVRRAAVFSPGDVISAAAITQAEGLQGAAEDDPSAIAPYHAAKARVLDTFTRRYVERVLTHTRGNISEAARISGLERMSFQKILKRLAIDAESFRLRP is encoded by the coding sequence ATGACCGTGCCTCGCGTACTCCTGGTGGACGATCAGCCGGACTTTGCCAAAGGCCTGGTGCGGCTGCTGACCCCAAAACTTCCGGGCACCCAGATCGATTATGTCCTCGATGCCGAGGCGGCCCTCAAGGATCTCGAAACCACGCCATGCGACGTGCTGGTCACCGACCTGCGCATGCCCGGCATCTCCGGCCTGGACCTGGTGCCCCGTGCCCTGGCCCTGCACCCCCGCCTGGGCGTGGTGGTCCTCACCGCCCACGGGGACATCGACTCCGCAGTCCTGGCCCTCAAGGCCGGCGCCTATGACTTCCTCACCAAGCCCGTGGACTCGGACCATCTGACCCGAGTCATTACCAACGGCCTGGAGCGCGCCGCCCTCCTGCGGGAAAACCAACGCCTGCGGGCGGCGGTTGCGGCCTGCGGCAACCAGGTAGGGCTTTTGGGAACCTCCGCGGCCATGCGCCGCGTCCACCAGGCCATCGCCGCCATCGCCGCCTCGGACTACACGGTGCTCGTGCGCGGCGAATCCGGCACCGGCAAGGAACTGGCCGCCCGAGCCATCCACGCCCTCTCCCGCCGCGCCGACGGACCGTTCATCTCCGTCAACTGCCCAGCCATTCCGGAGCCGCTCTTGGAAAGCGAGCTCTTCGGCCACGTGCGCGGGGCCTTCACCGGCGCCCAGCGCGACCGTCGCGGCCTCTTTGTGGCCGCCCATGGCGGAGTGCTCATGCTCGACGAGATCGGCGATCTCCCCATGAACCTGCAGACCAAGCTGCTGCGTGTCCTCCAAGAAAACGAAGTGCGGCCGGTCGGGGCAAGCAAATCCATCCCCATAGACGTGCGTATCGTTGCCGTGACCAACCAAGACCTGGAAGCCAAGATCGCAGCCAAAAGCTTTCGCGAAGACCTCTACTACCGCCTCAATGTCTTGAGCCTCACCCTTCCCCCGCTGCGCGAACGGCGCGACGACATCCCCCTCTTGGCCACGGCCTTTTTGGAGCGCACCTGTCGGGAGCTCGGTGTCGGAGACAAGGAGTTCTCTCCCGAGGCCCTCGCCCTCCTCTCGGCCCACAACTGGCCGGGCAATGTTCGGGAACTGCTCAATTGCGTCCGCCGCGCCGCGGTCTTCAGCCCCGGGGACGTCATCTCGGCTGCCGCCATCACCCAGGCCGAAGGCCTGCAAGGCGCTGCGGAAGACGACCCGTCCGCCATCGCCCCCTACCATGCGGCCAAGGCCCGCGTACTCGACACCTTCACGCGCCGCTACGTGGAGCGGGTGCTCACCCACACCCGCGGCAATATCTCCGAGGCAGCGCGGATCTCGGGCCTGGAGCGCATGAGTTTCCAAAAAATCCTCAAACGTCTGGCAATCGATGCGGAATCCTTCCGCCTGCGACCATAA
- the rfbD gene encoding dTDP-4-dehydrorhamnose reductase, giving the protein MNTALVFGGRTGLLGQALCAALTQAGWRAVPIGRTDVDLWDVDALRALVTQVRPQVVFNAIAYTAVDRAEDEPQEAWRVNALFPRLLGQAVGTAHLVHYSTDYVFDGRATRPYLPTDPVNPQCVYGRTKLEGETELTRLGLARLTIVRTAWLFGPGRMNFVARILELARSRPELTIVHDQVGSPTFTPDLAAASLALVQAGATGIFHAVNAGQASWCELAAEAVHVAGIACPVRPITSAEYPQKAARPAYSVLDTTSLTAATGMTPRSWALALREYIRALR; this is encoded by the coding sequence ATGAACACAGCCTTGGTGTTTGGCGGCCGCACCGGCCTGTTGGGGCAAGCCCTGTGTGCGGCCCTCACCCAGGCCGGATGGCGGGCCGTGCCCATCGGGCGCACGGACGTGGACCTGTGGGACGTCGACGCCCTGCGCGCCCTCGTCACCCAAGTGCGGCCGCAGGTGGTGTTCAACGCCATTGCCTACACCGCCGTAGACCGTGCCGAAGACGAGCCCCAAGAAGCCTGGCGGGTCAACGCCCTGTTCCCGCGTCTCTTGGGCCAGGCCGTAGGCACGGCGCACCTGGTGCACTACAGCACGGACTACGTCTTCGACGGCCGCGCCACCCGGCCGTACCTCCCCACTGATCCCGTCAATCCCCAATGCGTCTACGGCCGCACGAAGCTGGAAGGCGAGACGGAACTTACCCGCCTGGGACTGGCGCGCCTGACCATCGTGCGTACGGCCTGGCTCTTCGGCCCAGGACGCATGAATTTCGTCGCCCGCATCCTGGAACTCGCCCGCAGCCGTCCGGAACTCACCATTGTCCATGATCAGGTGGGCAGTCCCACCTTCACCCCGGATCTCGCCGCAGCAAGCCTGGCCCTGGTGCAGGCCGGGGCCACAGGGATCTTCCACGCGGTCAACGCCGGACAAGCCTCGTGGTGCGAGCTCGCCGCGGAAGCCGTGCATGTTGCCGGCATTGCCTGCCCGGTGCGGCCCATCACCTCGGCGGAGTACCCCCAAAAGGCCGCCCGGCCTGCCTACTCGGTACTCGACACGACGAGCCTCACGGCGGCCACGGGCATGACTCCCCGCTCCTGGGCCCTGGCGCTTCGCGAATACATCCGCGCCCTGCGTTGA
- the rplM gene encoding 50S ribosomal protein L13: MKTYSLKASDIDHKWYVVDAQDKILGRLAAEIALRLRGKHKPDYAPHMDNGDYIIVVNADKIRVTGRKMTQKVYYRHSHHIGGIKATVLKDMLRTKPTDVLRKAVRGMLPKGPLGYKLIKKLRIYTGTEHPHAAQQPQPLDL; this comes from the coding sequence ATGAAGACCTATAGCCTCAAAGCCAGCGACATCGACCACAAATGGTATGTGGTGGATGCCCAGGACAAAATCTTGGGCCGCTTGGCCGCGGAAATCGCCCTGCGCCTGCGCGGCAAGCACAAGCCCGATTATGCCCCCCATATGGACAACGGCGACTACATCATCGTGGTCAATGCCGATAAAATCCGCGTCACGGGCAGAAAGATGACGCAGAAAGTCTACTACCGCCACAGCCATCATATCGGCGGCATCAAGGCCACCGTGCTCAAGGACATGCTGCGCACCAAGCCCACGGACGTCCTGCGCAAGGCAGTGCGCGGCATGCTCCCCAAGGGTCCCCTGGGCTACAAGCTCATCAAGAAGCTGCGCATCTACACCGGCACCGAGCACCCGCACGCGGCCCAGCAGCCTCAGCCGCTGGATCTCTAA
- a CDS encoding tRNA (cytidine(34)-2'-O)-methyltransferase, with the protein MQIVLFEPEIPPNTGTIARLCAATQTVLNLVEPLGFSLEDRYLRRAGLDYWPHVPLRVWPSWEAFLAGWDGGRLVCSSARGGTPYHQFAFQPDDGVVLGPETRGLPEQVTQGRPVVRIPIWGQVRSLNVANAAAVLLYEGLRQVGVLDSVA; encoded by the coding sequence ATGCAAATCGTTCTCTTTGAGCCGGAAATCCCCCCCAATACCGGCACCATCGCTCGCCTGTGCGCTGCCACGCAAACGGTCCTCAACCTGGTGGAGCCGTTGGGCTTTAGCCTGGAAGATAGGTATCTTCGCCGCGCCGGGCTCGACTACTGGCCGCACGTGCCGCTGCGGGTGTGGCCGTCGTGGGAGGCCTTTCTTGCGGGCTGGGACGGCGGCCGCCTGGTGTGCTCCAGTGCCCGCGGCGGCACCCCGTACCACCAATTCGCCTTTCAGCCCGATGACGGCGTCGTCCTCGGGCCTGAGACCCGGGGACTGCCGGAACAGGTCACCCAGGGCCGCCCCGTGGTGCGTATCCCCATTTGGGGCCAGGTGCGCAGCCTCAATGTGGCCAACGCCGCCGCGGTGCTCTTGTACGAGGGCTTGCGTCAGGTGGGGGTCTTGGATTCGGTGGCATGA
- a CDS encoding class I SAM-dependent methyltransferase yields the protein MVPLVSTDYCLLDSGHGRKLERFGPVILDRPCGQAVWRPQHPERWEKATASFDRQGGLRWHGRERLPKDWVIEAAGVRMRLAATDFGHLGIFPETIPLWRWLLENLAPGMQFLNLFAYSGGASLAAAKAGAKVCHLDASRGMVGWARENAALNDLTEDAVRWIVDDAQAFLRREARRGRRYDAVLLDPPSFGRGRRGELYKIERDVQRTLELVAQVLSPSARFVVLTSHTPGFTPQVLQNLMAQSFPTDRTEGGEMLIEAPDSLPLPCGSWARAWLATP from the coding sequence ATGGTCCCACTGGTCTCCACCGACTACTGTCTGCTCGATAGCGGCCATGGCCGCAAGCTGGAGCGCTTCGGCCCGGTGATCCTCGATCGCCCCTGCGGTCAAGCGGTCTGGCGGCCCCAGCACCCCGAAAGATGGGAAAAGGCCACCGCCAGCTTCGATCGCCAAGGCGGCCTGCGCTGGCACGGTCGCGAACGCCTCCCCAAAGATTGGGTCATTGAGGCCGCTGGGGTGCGCATGCGCCTTGCCGCCACCGACTTCGGACATTTGGGGATATTTCCCGAGACCATCCCGCTGTGGCGCTGGCTCTTGGAAAACCTTGCCCCTGGCATGCAGTTTCTCAATCTCTTTGCCTATTCCGGCGGGGCGAGTCTGGCTGCAGCCAAGGCTGGGGCGAAGGTCTGCCATTTGGACGCCTCCCGCGGCATGGTGGGGTGGGCGCGGGAAAACGCCGCCCTCAACGACCTGACGGAAGATGCCGTGCGCTGGATCGTGGACGACGCCCAGGCATTTCTGCGCCGGGAGGCCCGCCGGGGCCGACGCTATGACGCGGTCCTGCTGGATCCGCCTTCCTTTGGCCGCGGCCGGCGCGGCGAACTCTACAAGATCGAACGTGACGTGCAGCGCACCCTGGAGCTGGTGGCGCAGGTGCTCTCGCCTTCGGCCCGGTTCGTGGTACTCACCTCCCACACCCCGGGATTCACCCCCCAAGTGCTCCAAAACCTCATGGCACAAAGTTTTCCCACGGACCGCACCGAAGGCGGCGAAATGCTCATCGAGGCGCCCGACAGCCTGCCCCTTCCGTGCGGCAGCTGGGCCCGGGCCTGGCTTGCCACGCCCTAA
- a CDS encoding CBS domain-containing protein, whose product MLLRKRVWDIMREDFASVREDASLADAIRALIASRHKHPDNTFVLVFSKADRFLGVVSMWNLVQGLGPCLLRDTLLEPAEVDWDKAFAHACRSCANVGLMDCIQVDVPVIKPGDTLARVLELFLDYRRGRAVVEEGGRIIGVVVLADLFQEIGAQLGA is encoded by the coding sequence ATGCTGTTGCGCAAACGGGTGTGGGACATCATGCGCGAGGATTTTGCCTCGGTGCGTGAAGACGCAAGTTTGGCGGACGCCATCCGGGCGCTTATTGCCAGCCGTCACAAGCACCCAGACAACACCTTTGTGCTCGTGTTTTCCAAAGCGGATCGTTTCCTTGGCGTGGTCTCCATGTGGAACCTCGTCCAAGGACTTGGACCGTGTCTCTTGCGGGATACCTTGCTGGAACCTGCAGAGGTGGATTGGGACAAGGCCTTTGCCCATGCGTGCCGCTCTTGCGCCAATGTCGGGCTTATGGACTGCATCCAGGTGGACGTGCCGGTGATCAAGCCTGGTGACACCCTGGCCCGGGTGCTGGAGCTCTTTTTGGACTACCGCCGCGGCCGGGCCGTGGTGGAGGAAGGCGGCCGCATCATCGGCGTGGTGGTGTTGGCGGACCTATTCCAGGAGATTGGTGCGCAACTGGGGGCATAA
- a CDS encoding radical SAM protein: MSRSRLRPHLVFAGNDGSIYDHPDLLMLVRRGNELALPRPDELVPLPEGSDLYLLPGRRALGLDPVQGNVEALEECAVAAFVRPGFTLSATAAYLTEAGAPALPMFAYGAVGFARDRFWVAAALVDHDPRQIFSGIPQSRITQGARKLGAQFPHNRLVGHLTRCALTFCCPAAKNLALGRFEAPLPTARVCNARCLGCISLQPPDAGFVAPQNRITFSPSVEEIVQVMEVHARREKRPILSFGQGCEGEPLTEARRITQAIQRFRQAGGPGTVNINTNASLTAALEPLAKAGLSSIRVTLASAQPEVYARYHAPQGYCFADVAASIAEAKAHGLFVSLNYLFFPGVSDTEAELDALLALLTDTRPDYIQMRNLSLDPERYLQHMGGPTSPCMGLHRFLSRIRKACPWVRFGYFNPYLMADGTPLLWTAQGPAPAPQNFSAHSA; the protein is encoded by the coding sequence ATGTCCCGATCCCGCCTGCGACCCCACCTCGTCTTTGCCGGCAACGACGGCTCCATCTACGATCACCCGGACCTGCTCATGCTGGTGCGGCGCGGCAACGAACTCGCCCTGCCGCGGCCCGACGAGCTCGTCCCGCTGCCGGAAGGAAGCGACCTCTACCTCTTGCCGGGCCGGCGCGCCCTGGGCCTCGACCCCGTTCAGGGCAACGTGGAAGCGCTGGAGGAATGCGCCGTGGCCGCCTTTGTGCGGCCGGGATTCACCCTCTCGGCCACCGCGGCCTACCTGACGGAAGCCGGCGCTCCGGCGCTGCCCATGTTCGCCTACGGTGCCGTGGGTTTTGCCCGCGACCGCTTCTGGGTGGCGGCCGCCTTGGTGGATCACGATCCGCGCCAGATTTTTTCCGGCATTCCGCAAAGCCGCATCACTCAGGGGGCGCGCAAGCTGGGGGCGCAGTTTCCCCACAACCGTCTCGTGGGGCACCTGACCCGCTGCGCGCTCACCTTCTGCTGCCCAGCAGCCAAAAACCTGGCCTTAGGACGATTCGAAGCGCCGCTGCCCACCGCTCGGGTCTGCAACGCCCGCTGCCTCGGCTGCATTTCCCTGCAACCACCCGACGCAGGCTTCGTGGCCCCGCAAAACCGCATCACCTTCAGCCCCTCGGTGGAAGAGATCGTCCAGGTCATGGAGGTTCACGCCCGTCGGGAAAAGCGGCCCATCCTCTCCTTTGGCCAGGGCTGCGAAGGCGAACCCCTCACCGAGGCGCGCCGCATCACGCAGGCGATCCAGCGCTTTCGGCAGGCCGGCGGGCCAGGCACGGTGAACATCAATACCAACGCGAGTCTCACCGCCGCCCTGGAGCCCCTGGCCAAGGCCGGGCTCTCCTCCATCCGCGTCACCCTGGCCAGCGCCCAGCCCGAAGTCTACGCCCGCTACCACGCCCCGCAGGGCTACTGTTTTGCCGATGTTGCGGCGAGTATTGCCGAGGCCAAGGCCCACGGGCTCTTTGTGTCCCTCAACTACCTCTTTTTCCCCGGAGTGAGCGACACCGAGGCCGAGCTCGACGCCCTCCTTGCCCTCCTCACCGACACCCGGCCGGATTACATCCAGATGCGCAACCTCTCCCTGGACCCTGAGCGCTACCTTCAGCACATGGGGGGACCCACTTCCCCCTGCATGGGACTGCACCGCTTTCTCAGCCGTATCCGGAAAGCCTGCCCGTGGGTGCGCTTTGGGTATTTCAACCCCTACCTCATGGCCGACGGCACTCCTCTGCTGTGGACCGCCCAAGGCCCAGCCCCGGCCCCGCAAAATTTTTCTGCACATTCTGCTTGA
- the cbiB gene encoding adenosylcobinamide-phosphate synthase CbiB: MSEALLLLACVLLDLVVGDPPGWPHPVRVIGACAARLEPWAQRSPLVRGALVTVVVAAGAALGAHALISLPWVGKVFALYLGFAGLALGSLVREARRVRRALACGDADTARRLLAFLVSRETAHLDEAGLARGLAETLAENTTDGFVAPLFWLTVGGVPGLWAYKAVSTLDSMWGYRTPRFERLGKCAARLDDLAAYLPARLTALAMAGVAWVWGRRISLCSVARQARALESPNAGWPMAAAAAAIGAGMGGEDRYAGQIKRKPLLGPAGVPWTVERLEELERLVVAASLGGAATAVVWKLVV; this comes from the coding sequence ATGAGCGAGGCACTGCTGCTTCTTGCGTGCGTACTCCTGGATTTGGTCGTGGGAGATCCACCGGGGTGGCCGCACCCGGTGCGGGTCATAGGGGCGTGTGCCGCGCGGCTCGAGCCCTGGGCCCAGAGATCGCCGCTTGTGCGCGGGGCCCTGGTCACGGTTGTCGTGGCCGCCGGGGCGGCGCTCGGGGCGCACGCGTTGATCTCCCTGCCGTGGGTGGGGAAGGTATTCGCCCTTTATCTGGGTTTTGCGGGCCTGGCCTTGGGGAGCCTGGTGCGGGAGGCGCGGCGGGTGCGCCGGGCGCTGGCTTGCGGCGACGCAGATACGGCGCGCCGCCTTTTGGCCTTTTTGGTGAGCCGGGAGACGGCGCATTTGGATGAAGCCGGCCTGGCCCGGGGGCTTGCGGAAACCCTGGCGGAAAACACCACCGATGGCTTCGTGGCCCCGCTCTTTTGGCTGACCGTCGGCGGTGTGCCTGGGCTTTGGGCCTACAAGGCCGTCTCCACCCTGGATTCCATGTGGGGCTACCGTACCCCGCGTTTTGAGCGCTTGGGCAAGTGCGCGGCCCGCCTGGACGACCTTGCGGCATATCTCCCTGCCCGGTTGACGGCCTTGGCCATGGCGGGGGTGGCCTGGGTCTGGGGCCGCAGGATTTCTTTGTGCAGTGTCGCCCGGCAGGCCCGCGCCCTGGAGAGCCCCAATGCCGGCTGGCCCATGGCTGCGGCGGCTGCTGCCATCGGGGCTGGCATGGGCGGAGAGGACCGCTACGCAGGCCAGATCAAGCGCAAGCCGCTCTTGGGGCCTGCAGGGGTGCCGTGGACCGTGGAGCGGCTCGAAGAACTGGAGCGGTTGGTGGTGGCGGCGTCCCTGGGGGGTGCTGCCACTGCCGTGGTCTGGAAGCTCGTCGTTTAG